A genomic window from Punica granatum isolate Tunisia-2019 chromosome 2, ASM765513v2, whole genome shotgun sequence includes:
- the LOC116196366 gene encoding putative polyol transporter 1, whose translation MAERKSVVEDARGPLPTVEAFGSNEPSKPKKRNGYAIAITVLASMTSILIGYDGGVMSGAADFIQKDLKVSDVGIEVLNGMINIMSLLGAPMAGRTSDYVGRRYTIVIAGAIFLVGAFFMAFATNYAFLMAGRVVAGIGTGYALMIAPVYSAEVAPASARGFLTSFPEVFINIGVLLGYISNYGFSKLPLHLGWRCMLGLGAIPSVILAAGVMAMPESPRWLVMQGRLGEARKVLYRTSDSNQEAEERLADIKEAAGIPPESNDDVVKVVKKKSSGSGVWRELLLHPTPAVRHILIAGVGIQFFQQASGVDTVVLYSPRIFAKAGLTSTDKKLLATVAVGFSKTVCILISTFYLDRLGRRPILLASAGGMVISLMTLASALEVVDHHPDGQVTWALVVCIAMVLTFVGSFSMGLGPIAWVYSSEIYPLRLRAQGASIGVAVNRLLSGVNSMTFISLYEAITISGAFYLYASIAAASWVFFYVLLPETRGRTLEDMEVLFGSYHRWRSVAKKLQNNQREAPNSNVPRSNNDKNSSSTGPPEKRPETA comes from the exons ATGGCAGAGCGTAAGTCCGTGGTCGAAGATGCCCGGGGACCGTTGCCGACCGTGGAGGCCTTTGGCAGCAACGAACCGAGCAAGCCGAAGAAGAGGAACGGGTATGCCATTGCTATCACCGTCCTTGCCTCCATGACTTCCATCTTAATTGGCTATG ATGGCGGTGTCATGAGTGGGGCGGCGGACTTCATCCAGAAAGACTTGAAGGTGAGCGACGTAGGGATAGAGGTCCTCAACGGCATGATCAACATCATGTCGCTCCTCGGTGCCCCCATGGCCGGTAGGACCTCTGACTATGTGGGCCGCCGCTACACCATAGTGATTGCCGGTGCAATCTTCTTAGTCGGCGCCTTCTTCATGGCTTTCGCCACCAACTATGCCTTCCTCATGGCTGGCCGAGTTGTGGCGGGGATCGGTACTGGGTACGCCCTCATGATCGCCCCTGTCTACTCTGCAGAAGTTGCCCCCGCTTCCGCCCGTGGCTTCCTCACCTCCTTCCCAGAG GTATTCATCAACATCGGTGTGCTCCTCGGGTACATATCGAACTACGGCTTCTCGAAGCTCCCGTTGCACCTGGGATGGCGATGCATGCTCGGGCTGGGGGCCATCCCTTCAGTCATCCTTGCCGCTGGCGTCATGGCCATGCCTGAATCTCCCCGTTGGCTAGTCATGCAGGGCCGCTTGGGTGAGGCCAGGAAGGTACTCTACAGGACTTCAGACTCGAACCAGGAGGCCGAGGAAAGGCTCGCTGACATCAAAGAAGCCGCCGGGATACCCCCAGAAAGCAATGACGACGTCGTGAAGgtagtgaagaagaagagcagcgGGTCAGGCGTGTGGAGGGAGCTGCTCCTCCACCCGACTCCGGCTGTTCGCCACATTTTGATCGCAGGTGTCGGCATCCAGTTCTTCCAGCAGGCATCAGGGGTCGACACGGTGGTCCTGTACAGCCCACGTATCTTTGCGAAGGCCGGGCTCACGTCAACCGACAAGAAGCTGCTTGCCACCGTGGCGGTCGGATTTTCCAAGACCGTCTGCATCTTGATCTCAACCTTTTATCTCGACAGACTCGGGAGGCGGCCGATTCTCCTCGCCAGCGCGGGTGGCATGGTCATTTCATTGATGACCCTCGCTAGTGCGCTGGAGGTGGTGGACCACCACCCGGACGGGCAGGTGACGTGGGCCCTCGTTGTGTGCATCGCTATGGTACTGACCTTCGTGGGTTCATTCTCGATGGGGTTGGGCCCCATCGCCTGGGTCTACAGCTCGGAGATATACCCGCTAAGGCTTCGAGCCCAGGGGGCATCCATCGGCGTGGCAGTGAACCGGTTACTAAGTGGCGTCAACTCTATGACATTCATCTCTCTTTATGAGGCCATCACCATCAGCGGTGCCTTCTACCTCTACGCATCAATAGCGGCAGCGTCTTGGGTGTTCTTCTACGTGCTGCTGCCCGAGACGCGTGGGCGGACCCTCGAGGATATGGAAGTCCTGTTCGGGAGCTACCACCGGTGGAGGTCGGTGGCCAAGAAGCTCCAGAACAACCAAAGAGAGGCTCCCAATTCCAATGTGCCCCGCAGTAACAACGACAAAAACAGTAGCTCCACGGGGCCACCGGAGAAGCGACCAGAGACCGCCTAA